CGGCTGACGGCCAGTGAAAAACTGGTCTCGGTGCGGCCGGCGGCGATTGCGCTGTCGCGCGAGTCGGGCGCGGCGCAGCTGATGCCGCGGATCAACGCGGCGATCGCTCGTCTGCGCGCGCAGGGACGCCTTGCCGGCGACTAAAGCGCTGGAGCAGGGCGCTGCATCGCGGGGAATCAGTGCTCCAGGCCGACCTCGAAGACCGGTTCAGGCACGCAGCGCATCCATTCCTCGAACGCGAGGCAGTGAGCACGAGCTTCGGCGTTGCGCCAGTTGTGGATCACCTCGTCGGCTTCGGTCAGCCCGGTCGGGTAATCCTTGAACTGAGTCAAGGCATAGTCGTGTGCCCACTTGGCGAAGGTCGCGCAATCTTCGGTACCGAAGTGGTCGATCAAGGCGCGTCGGAAATTGATCTCGAACTCGCGCGCGTCGACCGGGGTGTACTGCGGTTTGACGAGACGGATGGTGAGGCGGGGCATGGAGGGGTGCTCCGTCATGGATGCGATGGAAAACCCCAGTATATAGACTCGTCGTATAAAACGAAATACGACGAAAACGGCCCGCCGGATGGCGGGCCGCTGCGTTTGGCTGACGGGCCGGTATTATTCGGCGCTAGGCGCTTCGGCGGCAGGGGCCGGTGCGGCTTGTTCGACCGGCTTGGTGGCCGGCTTTTCGGCGAGCGCGTCGTAGCGCTGCTGGGCTTCGATCTTTTCTTCCTCGCTGAGGGTCGCGGTCTCGCGGCCCTTGAGGTCATAACGCTTGCCGCCCTTGGCGAGCGACTTCAGGTAGCGCGGTTTCTTGCAGTGGTTGGTGAGCACGCGCGTCACTAAGGTCGAGTCGAATTGCGACAGCTCGGCGATCAGGACTTCGTGAATACCGATGGCTAGTGGGCGGAACTGTTTGAAGACCGCGTACTTGCTGTACAGATGATCGGCGATCATCTCGGTCTGTTTTTTCTTGCTCAGGGTCTGGACCGCCGTCTTCAGGGCGGCGCCCAGGGCGGTTTCCGGTTTTTGCGTCATGGTGCGGTGTGACTCCGTGGTCGTCAGGCCAGCCAAAGGCGTAATCGTACCGCGCTTGCCCCCGCGATGCCACCGCCGCATGCCTTCGCGGCGGCCGGCAAGGTTGGCCGAGCCTTGCCGGGACAGGCTTCAGGCCGGGCGGCGTCGCTCGACAAAGCGCCTGACGTAGTCGTCGGCCGGTGCCTCGATGATCTGTCGCGCTTCGCCATCCTGCACCAGTCGACCGTCGCGCAGGATGGCGATCCGCTCTCCGAGCCGCAGCGCCTCGTCGAGGTCGTGGGTGACGAAGACGATGGTTTTTTTCAGCGCCGACTGCAGTGCAAGCAACTGATCCTGCATCTCGGCGCGGATCAGCGGGTCGAGCGCCGAGAATGCCTCGTCCATCAACAGCAGCTCGGCGTCCATCGCCAGCGCGCGCGCGAGGCCGACGCGCTGTTTCATGCCGCCTGACAGCGTATCCGGGTAGTGGCGAGCGTAGCCCGTCAGGCCGACGCGGTCTATCCAGTCGCGGGCTTGCTTCAGCGCCACGTCGCGCGGCTCGCCGCGCACGATCAGGCCGTAGGCGACGTTTTCCGCCACGGTCTTGTGCGGCAAGAGGCCGAAGCCCTGGAACACCATGCTGACCTGGCGGCGGCGGTAGTCGCGCAGCCGCGCCGCGTCGTAATCGAGGATGTTGTCGCCGTCGACCTCGATGCGGCCTTCGGTCGGGTCGATCAGGCGGTTCAGGTGACGGATCAGCGTCGACTTGCCCGAGCCGGACAGCCCCATCAGTACGGTGATGCGGCCAGGCTCGATGTCGAGCGACACGCGGTCGAGGCCGACGGTGCTGCCGGTCGCGGCGAGGATGGCCGCCTTGTCCTGGCCCGATTTCAACAATTGCAGCGCCTTGTTCGGGTCGGCACCGAAGATTTTCACGACGTTTTTGATGCGGATCGCGGGCATCGGGATTATCTGGGGGCGGGCTCGGCCAACGTGGTCGAGCGCTGGCGTCTCGGACTGCCGTAGGCCTGGCTGATGCGGTCGATGACGATGGCGAGGATGACGATCGCGATGCCGGCCTGCATGCCTCGGCCAACGTCTAGCGTCTGGATGCCGACGAGCACGTCTTCGCCGAGGCCGCGCGCGCCTATCATCGACGCGAGCACCACCATCGCCAGCGCCATCATCGTCGTCTGGTTGACGCCGGCCATGATGGACGGGCGCGCCAGCGGCAGCTGCACGCCGACCAGCAGCTGCCAGCGCGTGGTGCCGAACGACCACGCCGCCTCGGTCAGCTCCTTGTCGACCTCGCGGATGCCGAGGTCGGTGAGACGGATCAGGGGCGGCACCGCGTAGACGACGGTCGCGAAGATCGCCGGCACCTTGCCGAGGCCGAACAGCATCAGCACCGGGATCAGGTAGACGAAGGACGGTAGCGTCTGCATCACGTCGAGCACCGGCAGCAACAGCTTTCTCAGCGTGTCAGACTGAGACATCAAAATGCCGGTAGGGATGCCGATCAAGACGGCGAGCACGGTGGCGACCGCCATGATGGCCAGCGTCTGCATCAGCGCGTCCCACAGGCCGAAGCAGCCGATCAGGTAGAGCAGGGCGACGAGGCCGAGGCTGCGGCCTACGCTTTTCGTCGCATGCCAGGCGATGAGGCCGGCGACGAGCAGCACCAGCCACGGCGGCGACGCGCGCAGCGTGCTCTCGAGCGGGACCAGCGCGTATTGCAGAACGGCGCCCGAGAACGCGCGGAACTGGTCGCCGAAGCGGCCGACCAGCGTCTCGACGAAGGCGTTGACGCCTTCCTTGATCGACAGTGGGTAGAAGATGCCGTCCATGTCGCCCTTACTTCAGCGCCGCCGACAGCCTGGCCGCGACGTCGGCCGGCACCCAGCGTTTCCAGACCTCGGGGTGGCTCTTCAGGAACAACCGGGACGCCTGTTTGGCGTCGCGCTTGTTGTCGGCCATGTCGGCGAGCGATCGGTTGAGCAGGGCTATCGGCACGTTGAACTTGGAAAGCACGCCGATGAGCGCCGGGTCCGCGTCGTGGAAGGCTTTCGACACGCCGGACTGGATCAGCGCCGGCGGCGACGCCGATGGGCAGGGCCGGGGATGGTTCTTGTCTGCCAGCGTCTTGAAGCAGGCGTCGTTCCACGCCGGTTCCTTCAGTTTGGCGAAGCGGTACTTGCCCATCAGCGGCGTCGGCGACCAGTAGTAGAACACGAGCGGCTTGCCGCGCTGGTAGGCCGACGCGATCTCGGCGTCGAGCGCGGCGCCGGTGCCGGGGCGGAAGTTCACGTAGCTGTCGGTGAGCTTGTACGCCTTCAGCTTCTGGCTGTTCACGCCTTCGCAGGTCCAGCCGGTCGGGCAGTTGAGGAAGCGCCCCTTGGCCGGTTCCTCGTCGTCGCGGAACACCGACTTGTAGCGCGGCAGGTCGAACACCGACGCGAGGCCCGGCGCCTGCGGCTTGATGCCACGCCTGACGTCGCCCTTGACCACATATTCGGGCACGTACCAGCCCTCGGTCGCGCCGACGATGGGCTTGCCGACCGCCTTGACCTTGCCGGCCTTGAATGCGGCGTTCCATGCGTCGCTGCGGCCTATCCATTCCTCTGCGACGACTTGCAGGTCGTTGTTGCCGAGCGCGGTCTCGAAGGTGACAGTGTTGCCGGGGAGGGTTTCGGTCTGGCAGCCGTAGCCCTTCTCGAACACGAAGCGCAACAGTTCGGTGAGGAAGGCGCCGCTTTCCCAGTTAGGCCCGGCGAGCGTCACCGGCTTGCCCGACGCGCACCACGGCGAGGTCGATACGGCGTGGGCGGGCAGGCCGGAGAGCACGACGGCGAGACAGCAGACGGCGGAGAGGGTAGTCGGGCGCATGGTC
This DNA window, taken from Crenobacter cavernae, encodes the following:
- a CDS encoding quaternary amine ABC transporter ATP-binding protein, with protein sequence MPAIRIKNVVKIFGADPNKALQLLKSGQDKAAILAATGSTVGLDRVSLDIEPGRITVLMGLSGSGKSTLIRHLNRLIDPTEGRIEVDGDNILDYDAARLRDYRRRQVSMVFQGFGLLPHKTVAENVAYGLIVRGEPRDVALKQARDWIDRVGLTGYARHYPDTLSGGMKQRVGLARALAMDAELLLMDEAFSALDPLIRAEMQDQLLALQSALKKTIVFVTHDLDEALRLGERIAILRDGRLVQDGEARQIIEAPADDYVRRFVERRRPA
- a CDS encoding ABC transporter permease, with the translated sequence MDGIFYPLSIKEGVNAFVETLVGRFGDQFRAFSGAVLQYALVPLESTLRASPPWLVLLVAGLIAWHATKSVGRSLGLVALLYLIGCFGLWDALMQTLAIMAVATVLAVLIGIPTGILMSQSDTLRKLLLPVLDVMQTLPSFVYLIPVLMLFGLGKVPAIFATVVYAVPPLIRLTDLGIREVDKELTEAAWSFGTTRWQLLVGVQLPLARPSIMAGVNQTTMMALAMVVLASMIGARGLGEDVLVGIQTLDVGRGMQAGIAIVILAIVIDRISQAYGSPRRQRSTTLAEPAPR
- a CDS encoding ABC transporter substrate-binding protein, with amino-acid sequence MRPTTLSAVCCLAVVLSGLPAHAVSTSPWCASGKPVTLAGPNWESGAFLTELLRFVFEKGYGCQTETLPGNTVTFETALGNNDLQVVAEEWIGRSDAWNAAFKAGKVKAVGKPIVGATEGWYVPEYVVKGDVRRGIKPQAPGLASVFDLPRYKSVFRDDEEPAKGRFLNCPTGWTCEGVNSQKLKAYKLTDSYVNFRPGTGAALDAEIASAYQRGKPLVFYYWSPTPLMGKYRFAKLKEPAWNDACFKTLADKNHPRPCPSASPPALIQSGVSKAFHDADPALIGVLSKFNVPIALLNRSLADMADNKRDAKQASRLFLKSHPEVWKRWVPADVAARLSAALK
- a CDS encoding ProQ/FINO family protein, with protein sequence MTQKPETALGAALKTAVQTLSKKKQTEMIADHLYSKYAVFKQFRPLAIGIHEVLIAELSQFDSTLVTRVLTNHCKKPRYLKSLAKGGKRYDLKGRETATLSEEEKIEAQQRYDALAEKPATKPVEQAAPAPAAEAPSAE